From the genome of Lotus japonicus ecotype B-129 chromosome 6, LjGifu_v1.2, one region includes:
- the LOC130723897 gene encoding geraniol 8-hydroxylase-like, with protein sequence MVLQRTLRKICNNVLFSPKSLDTSQDLRREKLQELLHDIHHCSLEGEAVGIGKVAFKSAINMLSNTFFSLDLARSAGSAEDFKELVMSIMEDLGKPNLADFFPVLKSVDPQGFKSRISHSTGKIIDIFNCLVNQRLKIRDVQGFDTNKDMLNTLLNIAQGNNEMKGTQIEHLSLTLFVAGTETITTMLEWAMAELLQNEKAMSKAKQEMKKIIGKGKPVEESDIARLPYLQAVIKETFRLHPPVPFLIPRKANANVEICGYTIPKDAHVLFNVWAIGRNSSIWENANLFSPERFLSSEIDIKGHHYELTPFGAGRRICPGVPLAMRTLYLMLGSLINCFNWKLEDGVTIDDMNMEDKFGITLVKAQPVRVIPEKINN encoded by the exons ATGGTCTTACAGCGAACACTGAGGAAAATATGCAACAACGTGTTGTTCTCACCCAAGAGTCTTGACACGAGCCAAGACCTCAGACGTGAGAAGCTGCAAGAACTCCTCCACGATATCCACCACTGCAGCCTTGAAGGTGAAGCAGTGGGTATCGGAAAAGTGGCTTTCAAGAGTGCTATAAATATGTTGTCAAACACTTTTTTCTCTTTGGATTTGGCTCGCTCTGCAGGTTCAGCTGAAGATTTCAAGGAGCTGGTGATGAGTATCATGGAGGATTTAGGGAAGCCGAACTTGGCTGATTTCTTCCCTGTGCTGAAGAGTGTTGATCCGCAGGGTTTCAAGAGTCGAATATCTCATTCTACTGGGAAGATCATTGATATCTTTAATTGTTTGGTTAATCAACGCTTGAAGATTCGGGATGTCCAAGGCTTTGACACGAATAAGGACATGTTAAATACCTTGCTCAATATTGCTCAAGGGAATAACGAAATGAAAGGAACCCAAATTGAACATTTATCTCTG ACTCTATTTGTTGCTGGAACGGAAACAATTACAACTATGCTAGAATGGGCAATGGCAGAACTACTCCAAAATGAAAAGGCAATGTCAAAAGCAAaacaagagatgaagaaaatcaTTGGCAAAGGTAAACCCGTTGAGGAATCAGATATTGCTAGGCTTCCTTATTTACAAGCAGTGATAAAGGAAACCTTCCGTTTGCACCCTCCAGTCCCATTTTTAATCCCTCGGAAGGCCAATGCAAACGTGGAAATTTGTGGCTACACAATCCCCAAAGATGCACATGTTCTATTCAATGTGTGGGCTATTGGAAGAAACTCAAGCATTTGGGAAAATGCAAATTTGTTTTCACCAGAAAGGTTCTTAAGCTCTGAAATTGATATCAAAGGTCACCATTATGAGCTTACACCATTTGGTGCTGGGCGGCGAATTTGTCCTGGAGTACCATTAGCTATGAGGACATTGTATTTGATGTTGGGTTCACTAATTAACTGTTTCAATTGGAAACTTGAAGATGGAGTGACAATAGATGATATGAACATGGAAGACAAATTTGGCATAACCTTAGTAAAGGCGCAACCAGTGAGAGTCATTCCAGAGAAAATAAACAATTAG